The following proteins come from a genomic window of Kocuria palustris:
- a CDS encoding winged helix DNA-binding domain-containing protein, which translates to MHLRSFRDVLAHRLIAQALVTPRADAAAHMLATQDQIYAAGVTALQIRSGSDVLQEIREHRIVRAWTQRGTVHLVAAPDVSWLTRLCSPRVEAAAAKRRPGLGLTPQDYDRAHAAFRERLADGPLTRPQAYDLFRTIGITPEKGPGQHLLRSFGGRGDIAQGPREGSDDTFLLVEHLPTPQRELDGDDALCELAVRYLASHGPATVQDLSWWSGLTVRDAKRAVELAGDHAEKVTIEGRTETLYAPPEAEQISDEQLASALQTEFELPAFDEYLLGYKDRSEFLPAELVQVVGPTKNGMCRPFRVRQGIIAAAE; encoded by the coding sequence ATGCACCTGCGCAGCTTCCGCGATGTCCTGGCCCACCGGCTGATCGCCCAGGCCCTCGTGACCCCGCGCGCGGATGCCGCCGCGCACATGCTCGCCACGCAGGATCAGATCTACGCCGCAGGCGTCACCGCTCTGCAGATCCGTTCCGGCTCAGACGTCCTGCAGGAGATCCGCGAGCACCGCATCGTGCGCGCCTGGACGCAGCGCGGCACGGTGCACCTGGTCGCCGCGCCGGATGTCAGCTGGCTGACGCGGCTGTGCTCACCGCGCGTGGAGGCCGCCGCGGCCAAGCGGCGCCCTGGCCTGGGCCTCACCCCGCAGGACTACGACCGCGCCCACGCCGCCTTCCGCGAGCGCCTGGCCGACGGCCCCTTGACCCGCCCGCAGGCCTACGACCTCTTCCGCACCATCGGAATCACCCCCGAGAAGGGACCCGGTCAGCACCTGCTGCGCAGCTTCGGCGGCCGGGGCGACATCGCCCAGGGCCCGCGGGAGGGCAGCGACGACACCTTCCTGCTCGTCGAGCACCTGCCCACGCCTCAGCGGGAGCTCGACGGCGACGACGCCCTGTGCGAGCTGGCCGTCCGCTATCTCGCCTCGCACGGGCCCGCGACGGTCCAGGACCTCTCCTGGTGGTCGGGGCTGACGGTGCGCGACGCCAAACGAGCCGTCGAGCTGGCGGGGGACCACGCCGAGAAGGTGACGATCGAGGGCCGGACCGAGACCCTGTACGCGCCCCCGGAGGCCGAGCAGATCAGCGACGAGCAGCTCGCTTCGGCCCTGCAGACGGAGTTCGAGCTGCCGGCCTTCGACGAGTACCTCCTCGGCTACAAGGACCGCTCCGAGTTCCTGCCCGCCGAGCTCGTGCAGG